In Zingiber officinale cultivar Zhangliang chromosome 6A, Zo_v1.1, whole genome shotgun sequence, a single genomic region encodes these proteins:
- the LOC121996132 gene encoding E3 ubiquitin-protein ligase At4g11680-like, with protein sequence MAAASLASPGAASSADPAPLLGTRNGGRRSGRGWGLLHTARFLRRASGRHMMREPSMMVRETAAAHLEERQSDWAYSKPVVLLDILWNLAFVGVGVGVLVKSNDETPSMPLRLWIVGYALQCILHMVCVCIEYRRRQIPEGAHLDEEEGGSGRTSNSNSPNAIGEAADDEQGEQGGSTSFVKHLESANTMFSFIWWIIGFYWVSAGGQELTHDAPQLYWLCIVFLAFDVFFVVFCVALACVIGIAVCCCLPCIIAILYAVADQEGASEEDICQLPKYKFRKIEDSEKLDELSGRFSGIMTECGSDPPVEHALSAEDAECCICLSPYEDGVELRELPCNHHFHCGCIDKWLHINATCPLCKFNIIKSNNNGGEV encoded by the exons ATGGCTGCTGCGAGCCTGGCGAGCCCCGGCGCTGCCTCGAGCGCCGACCCCGCCCCGCTGCTCGGTACCCGCAACGGCGGCCGCCGCTCCGGCCGCGGATGGGGCCTTCTTCACACCGCTCGGTTCCTCCGACGAGCGAGTGGCCGGCACATGATGCGGGAGCCGTCGATGATGGTGCGGGAGACGGCGGCGGCGCATCTGGAGGAGCGGCAGAGCGACTGGGCCTACTCCAAGCCCGTGGTTTTGCTCGATATCCTGTGGAACCTCGCATTTGTGGGCGTCGGCGTCGGGGTGTTAGTCAAGAGCAACGATGAGACGCCGTCGATGCCTCTTCGGTTGTGGATCGTCGGGTACGCGCTACAGTGCATCCTGCATATGGTTTGTGTGTGTATCGAGTATAGGCGTAGGCAAATTCCCGAGGGGGCTCACCTGGACGAGGAAGAAGGCGGGAGTGGAAGGACCTCCAACTCAAATTCACCAAATGCGATAGGAGAGGCTGCAGACGATGAGCAGGGTGAGCAAGGAGGCAGTACTAG TTTTGTGAAACATTTGGAGTCTGCAAACACTATGTTCTCATTCATATGGTGGATTATTGGATTTTATTGGGTTTCTGCTGGAGGACAAGAGCTGACCCATGATGCGCCACAACTTTACTG GCTGTGCATAGTTTTCCTAGCGTTTGATGTGTTCTTTGTTGTCTTTTGTGTTGCTTTGGCATGTGTAATTGGTATAGCTGTGTGTTGCTGTCTGCCTTGCATCATTGCAATTTTGTATGCTGTTGCTGATCAG GAAGGAGCATCTGAAGAAGATATATGCCAACTACCAAAATACAAATTTCGCAAGATTGAAGATTCGGAAAAGCTTGATGAGTTATCAGGGCGTTTCAGTGGAATCATGACCGAGTGTGGAAGCGATCCACCTGTGGAACATGCCCTTTCAGCAGAGGATGCT GAGTGCTGCATTTGCCTTTCACCGTATGAAGATGGTGTAGAGCTACGTGAACTTCCATGCAACCATCATTTCCACTGTGGCTGCATAGATAAATGGTTGCACATTAATGCCACTTGCCCACTCTGCAAGTTCAATATTATAAAAAGCAACAACAATGGAGGGGAGGTGTAG
- the LOC121996133 gene encoding COP9 signalosome complex subunit 1-like → MEGDDEAFDGAPMGNEEMFSNGGDIDDPRHTPISTLGKAGASGGGELMDVEAYASLYTGRTKVVRLLFIAKRCGNEAMQLEALRMAHDEIKKGEDTRLYHEVTTRIGDRLGPQYALDQTWADIVDRRAEHRKEKLENEFNSYKTNMIKESIRMGYNDIADFYYAQGELGDAFKNYVRTRDYCTTSKHIIQMCLNVILVSIELEQFMHVSNYVSKAEQTPEQLDPIMNSKLRCAAGLAYLETKKYKLAARKFLETGIELGNNYTDVIAPQDVAIYGGLCALASFDRTELKNKVIDNINFSNFLELVPEVRELINDFYASHYASCLEYLENLKPNLLLDIHLHDHIEMLYTEIRHKAIIQYTLPFISVELHTMAGAFKTSVAGLEKELEALITENKIQARIDSHNKILYARHADQRNATFQRVLQTGVEFERDVRAMLLRANLIKHESIMKSTRKL, encoded by the exons ATGGAAGGCGATGACGAGGCCTTCGATGGGGCGCCGATGGGAAACGAGGAGATGTTCTCCAACGGTGGCGACATTGACGATCCGCGCCATACACCGATTTCTACGCTGGGAAAGGCGGGGGCTTCCGGAGGCGGCGAACTGATGGACGTGGAGGCCTACGCGTCACTCTACACTGGCCGGACCAAAGTGGTGCGGTTGCTTTTCATCGCCAAGCGCTGCGGCAATGAAGCTATGCAGCTGGAAGCCCTACGAATGGCTCATGACGAGATCAAGAAGGGGGAAGATACGCGACTTTACCATGAGGTCACTACGAGGATCGGTGATCGGCTCGGCCCACAGTATGCCCTCGACCAAACCTGGGCGGACATTGTAGATCGGCGCGCTGAACATCGTAAGGAGAAGCTCGAGAACGAGTTTAATTCCTATAAG ACTAACATGATCAAAGAAAGCATCAGAATGGGCTACAATGACATAGCAGATTTTTACTATGCTCAAGGTGAACTTGGTGATGCCTTCAAGAATTATGTCCGTACACGTGACTATTGTACTACTTCAAAGCACATAATCCAGATGTGTCTGAATGTCATTCTTGTCAGTATTGAGTTGGAACAATTCATGCATGTATCCAACTATGTGAGTAAAGCAGAGCAAACACCAGAACAGTTGGATCCTATAATGAATTCAAAACTACGGTGTGCTGCTGGTTTAGCATATCTTGAAACAAAAAAGTATAAGCTTGCAGCCCGGAAG TTTTTAGAGACAGGAATTGAATTAGGTAACAATTATACAGATGTGATAGCACCACAAGATGTTGCTATATATGGTGGACTTTGTGCACTTGCATCTTTTGATCGAACAGAGTTGAAG AACAAAGTTATTGACAATATTAACTTCAGCAACTTTTTAGAGTTGGTGCCAGAAGTAAGAGAACTTATAAATGATTTCTACGCAAG TCACTATGCATCATGCCTGGAGTATCTTGAGAATCTAAAACCAAATCTACTACTGGATATCCATCTGCATGATCATATTGAAATGCTTTACACAGAGATTCGCCACAAAGCCATCATTCAGTACACTCTTCCTTTCATTTCTGTCGAGCTTCATACAATGGCTGGTGCTTTTAAAACTAGTGTTGCTGGGTTAGAGAAAGAACTGGAGGCTTTAATTACTGAGAACAAAATTCAA GCTCGCATAGATTCACACAACAAAATTCTTTATGCAAGACACGCTGATCAAAGGAATGCAACCTTCCAACGCGTCCTACAAACTGGTGTTGAGTTTGAGAGAGATGTTAGAGCCATGCTGTTGAGAGCCAATCTGATCAAacatgaaagcataatgaagtcaACTAGGAAGCTTTGA
- the LOC121996134 gene encoding inorganic pyrophosphatase TTM2-like produces the protein MDQDNSMMDSPRRRHGLLRDQVQLVKRKDSDRYEIVPIQDPLSFEKGFFIVIRACQLLAQKNDGIIVVGVAGPSGAGKTVFTEKVLNFMPSIAVISMDNYNDSSRIIDGNFDDPRLTDYDTLLENIRGLKEGKSVQVPIYDFKSSSRIGYRTVDVPSSRIVFLEGIYALSEKLRPLLDLRVSVTGGVHFDLVKRVLRDIQRAGQEPEEIIHQISETVYPMYKAFIEPDLQTAHIKISNKFNPFTGFQNPTYILKSPRSVAVDQIKAVLSEEHKEGTEETYDIYLLPPGEDPEACQSYLRMRNRDGKYNLMFEEWVTDSPFIISPRITFEVSVRLLGGLMALGYTIAAILKRSSHVFSDDKVVVKIDWLEQLNRQYVQVQGKERLYVKHIAEQLGLEGAFIPRTYIEQIQLEKLVNDVMALPDDLKTKLSIDDDMVSSPREALSRASADRVAMRNKFLKSGMSHSFSTQREKNIAKLRLDVNQRRFEKQPPESPAISREAVNHLSEQISALNERFDEFSSRMEQYNKKFSSQRTSMSQQNLALQGEACNGSVPTTLFVSNLGNGTLLPTSSSSSQLNKDSPLLDELMLVSRGQRQIMHQLDNLNNLMHEHLPLLSQKGLTDNRSGSLDWNTLGVLAMGCIGIFLFKNLNRN, from the exons ATGGATCAAGATAATTCTATGATGGACTCACCTCGACGTAGGCATGGCCTATTAAGAGATCAAGTTCAGTTGGTGAAGAGAAAGGATTCTGATCGTTATGAAATTGTTCCAATTCAAGATCCACTGTCTTTTGAAAAAGGTTTCTTCATAGTAATAAGAGCATGCCAGTTATTGGCCCAAAAGAATGATGGGATAATTGTGGTTGGGGTAGCTGGTCCTTCTGGTGCTGGGAAGACTGTATTTACTGAGAAAGTTCTCAATTTCATGCCAAGCATCGCTGTCATATCGATGGACAACTACAATGATTCTAGTCGCATCATTGATGGAAATTTTGATG ATCCACGGTTAACAGATTATGACACTTTGCTTGAAAATATTCGCGGACTAAAAGAAGGGAAATCTGTTCAGGTGCCCATATATGATTTCAAGTCAAGCAGTCGCATCGGATACAG GACTGTCGATGTCCCAAGCTctaggattgtttttcttgaagGGATCTATGCTTTGAGTGAGAAGTTGCGCCCTTTACTTGATCTACGGGTTTCTGTGACTGGTGGTGTACATTTTGACCTTGTTAAAAGGGTTTTGCGGGACATACAGCGTGCCGGACAAGAACCTGAAGAGATAATTCATCAAATTTCAGAAACA GTTTATCCAATGTACAAGGCATTCATTGAGCCAGACTTGCAAACAGCACATATAAAAATCTCCAACAAGTTCAATCCATTTACAGGCTTCCAGAATCCAACCTACATTCTAAAG TCGCCAAGAAGTGTAGCAGTGGATCAAATCAAAGCTGTTCTTTCTGAAGAACACAAAGAAGGTACAGAAGAAACCTACGATATATACCTATTGCCGCCAGGTGAAGATCCAGAAGCATGCCAATCTTATTTAAGAATGAGAAACAGGGATGGGAAGTACAATCTTATGTTTGAG GAATGGGTAACTGATAGTCCCTTCATCATATCACCCAGAATTACTTTTGAAGTTAGTGTGCGTCTTCTCGGTGGGTTAATGGCGCTAGGCTATACCATTGCAGCTATTCTGAAGAGAAGCAGTCATGTGTTTTCTGATGACAAGGTGGTTGTAAAAATTGATTGGTTAGAACAACTTAATCGCCAATATGTTCAG GTGCAAGGAAAAGAGCGACTGTATGTTAAGCATATAGCGGAGCAATTGGGTCTGGAAGGTGCTTTCATTCCTCGTACTTACATTGAGCAGATTCAACTTGAAAAGCTCGTGAATGACGTGATG GCCCTGCCAGATGATTTAAAGACAAAGCTCAGCATAGATGATGATATGGTCTCTAGTCCTAGAGAAGCACTTTCACGGGCATCTGCTGATAGGGTTGCCATGAGAAATAAATTTCTGAAAAG TGGAATGTCCCATTCCTTCTCTACGCAAAGGGAGAAAAATATTGCCAAACTCAGACTTGACGTCAACCAGAGAAGGTTCGAGAAACAACCACCTGAGTCACCTGCAATCAGTCGG GAAGCTGTTAATCATCTATCAGAGCAGATTTCAGCTCTAAATGAAAGATTTGATGAGTTCAGTTCACGAATGGAACAATACAATAAGAAGTTTAGCTCACAGAGAACTTCTATGAGCCAGCAGAACTTGGCCCTCCAAGGGGAAGCTTGTAATGGTTCTGTCCCAACAACATTGTTTGTGTCTAACTTGGGCAATGGCACCCTTTTGCCTACCTCATCATCTTCTTCCCAACTGAATAAGGATTCTCCCCTACTGGATGAG CTAATGCTCGTCTCACGGGGTCAGCGGCAAATCATGCATCAACTGGATAACCTTAACAATTTGATGCACGAGCACTTGCCTTTGTTGTCCCAAAAAGGCTTAACTGACAACAGAAGTGGATCGCTTGACTGGAATACGCTAGGGGTATTAGCGATGGGTTGCATTGGCATTTTTCTGTTCAAAAATCTGAACAGGAATTAA